A region of the Rhizobium leguminosarum bv. trifolii WSM1325 genome:
GATCGACGGGATATCGGGTGTTCGTTTCGCCGTCTGGGCACCGAATGCGCGCCGCGTCTCGGTGGTCGGCGACTTCAATGCCTGGGATGGGCGGCGCAATCCGATGCGGCTGAGACCGTCGGCGGGCGTCTGGGAGCTGTTTATTCCGCGCCTCGCCCCCGGCGAAAGATACAAGTTCGAGATCGTCGATGCACAAGGGACTTGCCTGCCGCAGAAGGCCGATCCGGTGGCCAGGGCGAGCGAGGCCGCCCCTTCGACCGCTTCCATTGTCGCATCGTCGACGCCGTTTCGATGGACCGATGACGGTTGGATGAAGGGACGGTCCCGACAAGACAGACTGGAGGGCGCCTTCTCCGTCTATGAAGTGCACGTCGGCTCCTGGCTTCGCGATCAAAAGGACGGCAACAGGTCGCTCGACTGGGTCGAACTCAGCCAGCGGCTGGTTCCCTATGTCAGCGACATGGGCTTTACCCATATCGAGCTGCTTCCGATCATGGAGCATCCGTTCGGCGGCTCCTGGGGCTATCAGCCGCTCGGTCTGTTCGCTCCCACCGGCCGATACGGGACGCCTGAGGATTTCGCTTATTTCGTCGACCGGTGCCATGGCGCCGGGCTCGGCGTCATCCTCGACTGGGTGCCGGCCCATTTCCCCACAGATGCCTGGGGGCTTGCCCGCTTCGACGGCAGCGCGCTCTACGAGCATGAAGATCCGCGCGAAGGCTTTCACCGCGACTGGAACACGCTGATCTACAATCTCGGCCGCAACGAGGTGAAGGGATTCCTGATCGCCAGCGCGCTGGAATGGCTGGAGCGCTACCATATCGACGGTTTGCGGGTCGACGCCGTTGCCTCGATGCTCTACCGCGACTACAGCCGCAACGAGGGCGAATGGATTCCCAACCAATATGGCGGTCGCGAGAATCTGGAAGCGGTCGAATTCTTCAAGCATCTGAACAGCATCATTCACGAGCGCTGCCCGCACGCGATGACGATCGCCGAGGAATCGACGGCCTGGCCCGGGGTGACGAAGCCGCCGGAGCAAGGGGGGCTGGGCTTCGACATCAAGTGGAACATGGGCTGGATGCATGACAGCCTGAGCTACATCGAGAAGGATCCGATTTACCGCAGTTACGCCCATGGCACGATGACCTTCGGCATGATCTATGCCTATTCCGAGCGCTTCATTCTGCCGATTTCACATGACGAGGTCGTCTACGGAAAGGGCTCGCTGCTGGCGAAAATGCCGGGCGACGAATGGCAGAAGTTCGCCAATCTGCGCAGCTATCTCGCCTTCATGTGGGGTCATCCCGGCAAAAAGCTCTTGTTCATGGGGAGCGAAATCGCCCAGCCTGGCGAGTGGAACCATGATGGGTCGGTGACCTGGGATGTGCTGGACCGGCCTCAGCATGTCGGCATTCAGCGGCTGGTGAAGGATCTAAACGGCCTTTACGCCGACGAGCCTGCATTGCAGTTCGGTGACTTTCATCCCGAGGGTTTCGAATGGGCGGCAGCCGACGACGCCGTCAATTCCGTCCTCGGCATGCTGCGTTATGCGCCCGATCGCGCTTCACCGGTGCTGGTCATGTCGAATTTCACGCCGGTGCCGCGTTACGGCTACAGGGTCGGCGTGCCCAGCGACGGTGTGTGGATCGAGAAGATGACGACGGATGCGCGGGAATATGGCGGTTCGGGCCTGGTCAATGGCGCGGTGTCGACTGAACCCGTGCCCGCCCACGGCAGGCCCGTCTCCCTGGCGCTGACGCTGCCGCCGCTATCGACGATTTTTCTGCAGGGGCCGTCGCCTTGACGGCGCGGCCGCGGAACTGTCATTTCGGTGACGGTTTCACCGTCACCTGAGATAATGGATATGCGGGCGCGCATGATAGGGAGAGGCTTCGATGCGCGCCTCGACGGAGAAGACGTCACGCAGAAGGTCTTCGCTCAATACATCCTGCGGTGCGCCGGAGGCAACGATCCTGCCTTGCTGCATGATGATCAGTTGGTCGCAAAACATGGCGGCATGGTTGAGATCGTGAAGGGCGACGATGCTGGTGATCGGCAGGCCGGAGACGAGCCGCATCAGGCCGATCTGGTGCTGAATATCGAGATGGTTCGTCGGCTCGTCGAGGATCAGCTCCTGGGGCGATTGGGCGAGCGCCCTTGCGATATGGGTCCGCTGTTTTTCGCCGCCCGACAGGCTCTGCCAGCGATCGTCGCGCTTTTCCGCCATGCCGGCGCGCG
Encoded here:
- a CDS encoding 1,4-alpha-glucan branching enzyme (KEGG: rec:RHECIAT_PC0000468 1,4-alpha-glucan branching enzyme (alpha amylase protein)~TIGRFAM: 1,4-alpha-glucan branching enzyme~PFAM: alpha amylase all-beta; glycoside hydrolase family 13 domain protein; alpha amylase catalytic region~SMART: alpha amylase catalytic sub domain); this translates as MNVERSELLAGIGQDALWALIDGRHGDPFSILGPHQTGGMTIVRAYLPGAEAVDLIEAATGRVVTPFSIAHPSGLFAAAAASRTGYRLRITWPDAVQITEDPYSFGLLLGELDLHLISEGTHYSLSRTLGAVDMSIDGISGVRFAVWAPNARRVSVVGDFNAWDGRRNPMRLRPSAGVWELFIPRLAPGERYKFEIVDAQGTCLPQKADPVARASEAAPSTASIVASSTPFRWTDDGWMKGRSRQDRLEGAFSVYEVHVGSWLRDQKDGNRSLDWVELSQRLVPYVSDMGFTHIELLPIMEHPFGGSWGYQPLGLFAPTGRYGTPEDFAYFVDRCHGAGLGVILDWVPAHFPTDAWGLARFDGSALYEHEDPREGFHRDWNTLIYNLGRNEVKGFLIASALEWLERYHIDGLRVDAVASMLYRDYSRNEGEWIPNQYGGRENLEAVEFFKHLNSIIHERCPHAMTIAEESTAWPGVTKPPEQGGLGFDIKWNMGWMHDSLSYIEKDPIYRSYAHGTMTFGMIYAYSERFILPISHDEVVYGKGSLLAKMPGDEWQKFANLRSYLAFMWGHPGKKLLFMGSEIAQPGEWNHDGSVTWDVLDRPQHVGIQRLVKDLNGLYADEPALQFGDFHPEGFEWAAADDAVNSVLGMLRYAPDRASPVLVMSNFTPVPRYGYRVGVPSDGVWIEKMTTDAREYGGSGLVNGAVSTEPVPAHGRPVSLALTLPPLSTIFLQGPSP
- a CDS encoding ABC transporter related (PFAM: ABC transporter related~SMART: AAA ATPase~KEGG: ret:RHE_PF00271 iron ABC transporter, ATP-binding protein), which produces MSIKADNLIWKIGKKTILDGVSMEAQPGRMLGLLGPNGSGKTSLLRLLAGLKRPHSGRVTLDRSDIGTISRRSIARRIAFVEQHATTNANLRVVDVVKLGRFPHRSMFSGWTKTDEEAVEEALARAGMAEKRDDRWQSLSGGEKQRTHIARALAQSPQELILDEPTNHLDIQHQIGLMRLVSGLPITSIVALHDLNHAAMFCDQLIIMQQGRIVASGAPQDVLSEDLLRDVFSVEARIEASPYHARPHIHYLR